GATGCCTTCCAATTCCTGTGTCTCCCACCGTTGCACTTTGATCGCTTGGTAAAGCATTCCGATGGTTAGCGGGACTTTGTCACCGCGCCCCTTCGCCCGGCGCTTTTGAAACACATCAAACCCTTCCGGTTGGAAGTAGCGATAAGCGTCGTAGTCGATGAAGTCGATTCCAAACTGTTCTTCCAGGGCTTCCATCAGGTTTCGCGCATCGGCGCCGTCACAGCCCAGGTCGAAGTTGATCGAGGTGTTGAGGCTGATAGTTTTGCGTTCGGGCAGGCCGAGTTCTTCGTGCAGCAACTGCATGAGCAGGTGCATGGCGTGATCGTCGGGGAAGTTGGAAGCGAGGTTCATGATTGAGTCCAGTTGAAGGCAAGGCTGGCGCCGATGCTTATCAGCGCCTCCTGACACGCGCTGTTGAGTAGGTCCTTCAGAGCTCTTGAAGCCCTCAGGACTCAAGATGACCCTGCGGTTGACTCAGTCCACGGCCACTTCTGTCTAGCATGCAGTATCCGCACTACTTCTACCGTTTCATCCAGGACCATGTAGACCATGATGTAATTCGATGTGGCGACGATTTCATGAGTACCAAAAACTCTACCCCTCCTATACAGCTTTGGTCGCTGACGTGCTTGGTCTGCTTTGAGCTCAAAGATTTCGTCTAAAACAAGGGCCGCGTCAGGGTTGTCCTGACAAATATGATTCATGATGTTATCCCGGTCAGTCAGCGCCGAGGGGCGCCAAACTACCCGCATCAGCGCGCCCGTTGACGTATGGCATCACGTTTGGCAGCAAAGATTCGGCGCGCCTCTTCGTCGCTAACACTTGGCCGAGGATCATCAATGCTGGCCTGAACCTGTTTCCTGAACCACTCCTCGTAAGCAGCCGCTTCGTGAACTTGCTTCATTGCGTCGGAGCGGTCAGGGCGAGAATAGGTTTTTACTTGAAGGGGGTCATAGCTCGAAGCGTCGACATCGAAATGATTGATGCCTATTCCTTGCAAATAGATCACTAGGGTTTCGAGTCGTTTGAATAGGCGTATTTGCTGGCTGCGTTGCGCTGCCAGAGAATGCTTTTTTGATCCATGTTGGACCTGAATCGCCCAACCACCTTGCTTGGCTACGATGTGAATGGCGCTAACAGCGTCGCTTTCAACCAGTTTGACGAGTGCGCTGTGATCAATCGTTTCGGTTGTCATAAGAAGGAGCCTATGGCTGATCAGTGGCTCACATGCTACGCAATCAATAATAGTTTGCAATCTTCTGTCTCCATTAAGGATGTAGGAATTAGTATCCTTTTTCGTGGGCAGCCAGCTCACAGTGAGGCTGGCATACCCTGTGAACACGGTGTGTCAGGCCGGTGCTTTCCAGCCCATCATGCGTTGTTGGGCGACTTTCAGTAGGTCGCAGCCGTCCTGAGTCAACAGGTAGAGGGCGTGGGTGATATGCGGGATGTCTTCGACGTCACCGTTTTTGAAGCATTGGCAATGTAGGGTTTTGAGTAGGTCGCTGGAAGCGCGGATGCGCTGGAGGGCGGCTTCGAGGATGTCTTGCGGATTGGCCTCTGTGTCGATGATCAGGGGCGGGGAATCGGTGAGGTTTGTTTCGAGTGGGCGGTAGCGGTTTGGAAACGGATTTAATATGGTCACTGAAGAACACCTCTAATTAATTGGGAATATGCGTTCTCTTTGTCGAGTGACCAAGCCCGAGTCGCTGATTTGGCAGCGACGGTCTGACTATAGGTGTGAGTCGCCGGTTGGCGATAGGCGACAAGGTGCCTTCTGTTGTAGGACCGGGATGAAGCTTTGATAGGGCGTTGCCTACGTACTTATCCCCCGTCGAATTTCTCTCGTTTATTGATATGCAGGCACACCGCGTTATCGTTCTTCGCGGGCAAGCCTCGCTCCTCCAGGGGGGTGTGGGTGGGCATTAACCAGCGGTGAGTTTTGGGAGGCGTTGGCGGGCGATGTCGAGGAGTTCGTTGCCGTCCTGGGTCAGCAGGTAAAGCGCGTTGACGATGTTGGGAATGTCGCTCGCGTCCGCCTGTTTGAAGCATAGGCAGTACAGCGTTTCGAGCAGGTCGCTGGCGGCGCGGATGCGTTGTCGGGCGGCGTCGAGGATTTCGTGCGGGTCGGCCTCGGTGTCAATCACCAGGACCGGGGTGTCGCTGTAGCGGCTTTTGAGTGGGCAATAGCGGTCTTGCATCTGGGTCCGTCCTGTAGGAAGTCTGGCAGGCCGACACTGTTTCAGCCGCGCCGAAAACTATGAAGCGGACGACGCGTTGCGGCAATACGGCTGCAATCGACACAGTTTGTAGGGGATTTACTGGCCCTCGGGCATTCGCCCTACGCGTTTCCCGAGGTTTTTTTAATCGAAACCCTTACAGGTGAATTTTCCTACGTGTTTCTCAGGCGCAGCGCAGCAAACCTCTGTATCGTGCGCGCCAGAATCTGTAGGGCATTTCGAAAATGCCTGGTTAAGCACTTAAAGGGAATTAGGTATGCAATGGCTACGTATGGCCTCGGTTTTGTTGTTGTGGGCGGGGGCGTGTCGTTTGACCGGCGCGGCTGACGCGGGTAACTCGATGGTGCTGGCCAACATGGACCGCACGGGCTGGCCGGACGCGCTCACCACTCAGGCGAACATGGACACCGCGTCTCGCGCTGAGGTGTTGATGTTCGGCAAGGCGCTGCTGGCCAGCGAAGCGCTGGACGAACAGGGTCTGAAACAACGCCTGGGCGTGCAGGCGGTGAAGCTCAAGTCTGTACGCCAGGTGCGTGATGGCTTGTGGGATCGATTGCTGACCACCTACCGCAATGCCAGCCAAGACTGCGACGGCGAACCGTTCTGCCCCCGTGTGCGAAGCGTCGCTGATTTGCGTCAGTTGGCCGCGGCGTTCACCGGCGAAATCAGCCCGGCCCACGCGGCGTGGGCGAGCAAGAGCCAGGTGTTTCATGAGCAGGCGTTGAATGAGCAACTTCGGGTGGCGGTGTTGGTGCCCTAGTGCTGTCTAGGGCAAGTCCCGGTGACGCTGTCCTCCCCGTTTCGGCTTAGTTGATCGTGGATTTCGGAGCCTGGCGCGAAGCCGCTTCAAGATCCATCAAACCTCGACCGTACGCCTCACTGTTGGCATAGATACCTGTTCGGTTCGCTGTTGCCAGCAGGCGTTCGCGTACTTGTTGCGCGGTAAGTTCGGGGTATCGGCTTTGCAATGCTGCCAGGGCTCCGCTGACCATGGCGGCAGCCGGCGAGGTGCCGGCGGTCTGCACGTACTTTCCGTCCTTGCTGGTGGTCAGCAGTCCTTGCCCAGCGCCGGAATCGCCGCCCGGTACCGCGATGCACCAGGCAGCCGCCACGCCGCAATAGTTGGACTTGGCATTGATGGCGCTGCCGTCGTTTTTCAGTGCAACCACGGCGATCCAGCCCTTTTCCAGTTCGGGTATGGCGATCGGCAAGCCGGGTTCAGCCAACGGTTCCCGTTTCAGTTCGTTACCCGTCGGGAACACAAAAACAGCGCCTTCCTGAACCAGTTTCCGGGCAGTCACCAACGACTCCGGCATGACCTGCTTGTAACGCGCCTCATTGATCTCTGTCGCCGGAATGGCATTGGCCCACGAGTTGTTGAGAATGCGCGCACCTTTGTCGAAGCCGGCCTGCCAGGATTGTGCAATCTCGGTGTCGAAGAAAAATGGCTCGTTGTCGTCGCCGAAACGAAAGGGGATCAGTTGTGCGTTGAAGGCGACACCGTGCATGCCCTGGTCATCTTTGTTGGCGGCGAGAATGCCGGCCATCTGGGTACCGTGACCCACCCGGTCGAAGGTGCCGGCACGGTTCTCGACATAGTCAAAACCCGGGTCAGCGATTCTTCCCTGAAATTCCGGCAAGTTGCTGTTCAGGCCTGAGTCGACAAGCGCTACGGCCACCCCCTGGCCAGTGCCGCCTCGGGCGTAGAGGGCTGACGCGTTAATCACCGCCAGGCCTTGCTGGCCCTGATATTCCAGTGTCTCGAACGGGGTCGGGTCGATGGACGGCTGCGTGGGGTTCGTCAGGCAGCCGCTTAACAAAAAGGTCAATGCGAGCACGGGGGGGAGTAAAAAAATGGGTCGTTGAGGCATGGTCGTTCCTTCGTAAATCTCCGCGCACATCAGGCTTTCCTGCCGTGTTGAACATTGCGCGAAGAGGGCAATTTTTTTTGAAGGTGAACCTTACCGGTGAAAAGGGGTGAAGCGTCAGGGAGGCAAAGTGCCCCGTTTGTTTCAACCTGTGGCGAAGGTTTGGCCTGATGGACGCTGTATCATCCCGTATCGTTTTTGCCCCCGACCTTTTCTCGACTCGCTGCGATCACCGGCTAGGCTTTGGGCTTCGCAGCGGTCAACGGAGTGACAGCTTATGCACAACACCCTGGAACAGGTTTTCGGTTATCCACAGTTTCGGCCCGGCCAGGAGGCGACGATCAGCGCTGTACTGGCCGGGCGTTCGGCGGCGGCGATTTTCCCCACGGGTTCAGGCAAGTCCCTGTGTTACCAGATGTCGGCGGTATTGCTGCCGCACCTGACGCTGGTGGTCTCGCCGTTGTTGGCATTGATGCAGGACCAGTTGGCGTTTCTTCAGCGACACGGGATCGCAGCGGGCAGTATCGATTCGGCCCAGAGCCGCGACGACGCCAGCGATGTGATGGCTCGCGCCAAGTCCGGCGAGCTGAAGATTCTGATGATTTCCGTGGAGCGCCTGAAGAACGAGCGCTTTCGCCATTTCTTGCAGCAGGTGCCGATCTCGCTGCTGGTGGTGGACGAGGCGCATTGCATCTCGGAGTGGGGTCATAACTTCCGCCCCGACTATCTCAAGCTCCCGGACTACCAGCGCCAGTTCAACATCCCTCAGGCGTTGCTGCTGACCGCCACCGCGACCCCGAAAGTGGTCGCGGATATGGAAGCGAAATTTTCCATCGCTCCTGAAGACGTGGTCACCACCGGTTTCTATCGGCCGAACCTCAACTTGCTGGTGGAGCCGGTGCGCGGCCAGGACAAACGTCGACGCCTGGTCGAATGGATGAGGGAGCGTCCCGACCAGCCGAGCATCGTCTACGTCACCTTGCAGAAAACCGCCGAGCACATCGCCGAACACCTGGGGCGCAACGGCGTGCAGGCCGAGGCCTATCACGCCGGTTTGCCCCATGAACAACGGGAAGCGATTCAAAAGCGCTTCATGGGCGGTCAGTCCAATTGCATCGTCGCTACCATCGCTTTTGGCATGGGCATCGACAAGAGCGACATTCGCAACGTGGTGCATTTCGACTTGCCCAAATCCATCGAAAACTACAGTCAGGAAATCGGTCGCGCCGGGCGTGACGGGCAACCGTCGGACTGCCTGGTACTGGCCAACCGCGACAGCCTCAACGTGCTGGAAAACTTCGTCTACGGCGACACGCCGGAATTGGACGGCATCCGTCACGTACTCGACGAATTGCAAGCCGCTGCACCCGAGGGGCAATGGGAGTTTCTGCTGGGACCGTTGGCCGATCAGAGCAATATCCGCCAGTTACCGCTCAAGACCTTGCTGGTGCAATTGGAGCTACGCAGGATCATCGCCCCGCGTTACGCCTATTACGCCGAATACCGCTTCAAGTATTTGCAGGAGCCGGAAGACTTGCTGGCCCGCTTCGAGGGTGAGCGCAAGGACTTCGTAGCGGCAATCATCCAGACTTCCACCCGCGCGCGGACCTGGGCCACGGTGAATTTCGATGCGTTGTACGAGCAGCATCGGGCCGAGCGCGATCGGGTGGTCAAGGCACTGGATTATTTCCAGGAAAAGGGCTGGGTCGAGCTGGAAAGCAAACAGATGACCGAGGTCTACAGCCTGCTGCAAACGGACTTCGACAGTCAGGCACTGAGTGCCGAACTGCATGCTTGTTTCACCCAGCATGAACGCACCGAGATCGCGCGAATCCACGCCATGCTGGATCTGTTCGCCACCGAGCATTGCCTGGGTTATCGCCTCGCCGAGTATTTCGGCGACGAAAATGCGCCGCAGCAGTGCGGGCACTGTTCGGTGTGTCACGGGCATGTGGCGCGGCTGCCCGCACCGCCAGAGTTGCCGGCGCTTGTGGATAAAAACTTCGAGGCGCTGTGCGGTGATTTTATCCACAGGCATGAACAGCACGTCGGCAGCGTTCCCTCAGCGGAGCGCGTGACGCGGTTTTTGTGCGGGATCAGCGTGCCGCTGTTTACCAAGCTCAAGGCCCGGTCGATTCCAGGGTTTGCAGCGCTGGAGGATTATCCGTATGGCGATGTGCGGAGTTGGGCCGAGGCGCATTTGCCGGGTTAGATCCATCCGCTGAATGTCCCCCATCACAGGAATAAATTTCAAAAATGCCCGGTGGCTGACTATGGTGGGGACTGTCTTTGGATCGCCAACAAGAGAACAATCATGAGCCAGACACCGTTCAACATTCAGCGCGCCGCCGTCATCGGTGCGGGCACCATGGGCCGTGGCATTGTCATGTGCCTGGCCAACGCCGGGGTGCCGGTGCAATGGGTGGATAACAATCCGCAGATGCTTGAGCAAGCG
This DNA window, taken from Pseudomonas fluorescens NCIMB 11764, encodes the following:
- a CDS encoding type II toxin-antitoxin system RelE/ParE family toxin; the protein is MRVVWRPSALTDRDNIMNHICQDNPDAALVLDEIFELKADQARQRPKLYRRGRVFGTHEIVATSNYIMVYMVLDETVEVVRILHARQKWPWTESTAGSS
- a CDS encoding S8 family peptidase; this encodes MPQRPIFLLPPVLALTFLLSGCLTNPTQPSIDPTPFETLEYQGQQGLAVINASALYARGGTGQGVAVALVDSGLNSNLPEFQGRIADPGFDYVENRAGTFDRVGHGTQMAGILAANKDDQGMHGVAFNAQLIPFRFGDDNEPFFFDTEIAQSWQAGFDKGARILNNSWANAIPATEINEARYKQVMPESLVTARKLVQEGAVFVFPTGNELKREPLAEPGLPIAIPELEKGWIAVVALKNDGSAINAKSNYCGVAAAWCIAVPGGDSGAGQGLLTTSKDGKYVQTAGTSPAAAMVSGALAALQSRYPELTAQQVRERLLATANRTGIYANSEAYGRGLMDLEAASRQAPKSTIN
- a CDS encoding DUF1493 family protein, yielding MNLASNFPDDHAMHLLMQLLHEELGLPERKTISLNTSINFDLGCDGADARNLMEALEEQFGIDFIDYDAYRYFQPEGFDVFQKRRAKGRGDKVPLTIGMLYQAIKVQRWETQELEGI
- a CDS encoding RecQ family ATP-dependent DNA helicase; this translates as MHNTLEQVFGYPQFRPGQEATISAVLAGRSAAAIFPTGSGKSLCYQMSAVLLPHLTLVVSPLLALMQDQLAFLQRHGIAAGSIDSAQSRDDASDVMARAKSGELKILMISVERLKNERFRHFLQQVPISLLVVDEAHCISEWGHNFRPDYLKLPDYQRQFNIPQALLLTATATPKVVADMEAKFSIAPEDVVTTGFYRPNLNLLVEPVRGQDKRRRLVEWMRERPDQPSIVYVTLQKTAEHIAEHLGRNGVQAEAYHAGLPHEQREAIQKRFMGGQSNCIVATIAFGMGIDKSDIRNVVHFDLPKSIENYSQEIGRAGRDGQPSDCLVLANRDSLNVLENFVYGDTPELDGIRHVLDELQAAAPEGQWEFLLGPLADQSNIRQLPLKTLLVQLELRRIIAPRYAYYAEYRFKYLQEPEDLLARFEGERKDFVAAIIQTSTRARTWATVNFDALYEQHRAERDRVVKALDYFQEKGWVELESKQMTEVYSLLQTDFDSQALSAELHACFTQHERTEIARIHAMLDLFATEHCLGYRLAEYFGDENAPQQCGHCSVCHGHVARLPAPPELPALVDKNFEALCGDFIHRHEQHVGSVPSAERVTRFLCGISVPLFTKLKARSIPGFAALEDYPYGDVRSWAEAHLPG